From the genome of Amycolatopsis sp. NBC_01488, one region includes:
- a CDS encoding GNAT family N-acetyltransferase — MTVSPCAPEDVPELLRSAAALFAEDGGRRDPFMDTGWPAREGHAYYAGLVQDPACLCLLAGDGHLVGRLRRPDPLRPGAVTAVLESMRVGPAHRRTGVGAELVAAFLSWAEENGANEITVQAYTANEDALAFYRAQGFEPFSLTLRHRNGWLSTVDGAH, encoded by the coding sequence ATGACCGTTTCCCCTTGCGCCCCCGAAGACGTCCCGGAACTGCTGAGGTCGGCCGCGGCGCTGTTCGCCGAAGACGGCGGGCGGCGTGACCCGTTCATGGACACCGGCTGGCCCGCTCGCGAAGGTCACGCGTACTACGCCGGCCTGGTCCAGGATCCGGCGTGCCTGTGCCTCCTGGCCGGTGACGGGCACTTGGTCGGCCGACTGCGGCGCCCCGACCCGCTGCGGCCGGGCGCGGTGACCGCCGTCCTGGAAAGCATGCGGGTCGGACCGGCGCACCGCCGGACCGGGGTGGGCGCCGAGCTGGTGGCCGCATTCCTGTCCTGGGCCGAGGAAAACGGCGCGAACGAGATCACCGTGCAGGCCTACACGGCCAATGAGGACGCTCTGGCCTTCTACCGGGCACAGGGCTTCGAGCCCTTCTCACTGACCCTGCGTCACCGGAACGGGTGGCTATCCACAGTGGACGGCGCGCACTAG
- a CDS encoding thiolase family protein gives MTDAVIVDAVRTPIGKGKPNGTLAGVHPVDLHAHALRSLVERTGVDPARIDDVISGAVGQIGEQSMNTARWAALAAGLPESVPAVTVDRQCGSSQQAVHFAAQGVMAGAYDVVIASGVESMSRVPMGSQVAGRDPFGTQVAARYPDGLVPQGISAELIAAKWGFSRAQLDEFSAESHQRAAKAWAEGKFAGEVAPLKAPGPDGVLVDVTTDETVRPSTTPEILAGLKPAFRADVWEQRFPDLGWHVTAGNSSPINDGAAGLLLTSSETAKALGLRPRARIHSFAVVGDDPLYMLTGVIPATRKVLARAGLSVGDIDAFEVNEAFASVVLAWQAEIGADLAKVNVNGGAIAIGHPLGGSGARLMTTLLSVLEQTGGRYGLQTMCEAGGLANATIIERLD, from the coding sequence ATGACGGACGCGGTGATCGTCGACGCGGTACGGACCCCGATCGGCAAGGGCAAGCCGAACGGAACGCTGGCCGGGGTGCACCCGGTCGACCTGCACGCCCATGCGCTCCGCTCGCTCGTCGAGCGCACCGGCGTCGACCCGGCCCGGATCGACGACGTGATCAGCGGCGCGGTCGGCCAGATCGGCGAGCAGAGCATGAACACCGCCCGCTGGGCCGCGCTGGCCGCGGGCCTGCCGGAGTCGGTGCCCGCGGTGACCGTCGACCGGCAGTGCGGCAGCAGCCAGCAGGCCGTCCACTTCGCCGCGCAGGGCGTCATGGCCGGCGCGTACGACGTCGTGATCGCCTCCGGCGTCGAATCGATGAGCCGGGTGCCGATGGGCAGCCAGGTGGCCGGGCGCGACCCGTTCGGGACGCAGGTCGCCGCCCGCTACCCGGACGGCCTCGTCCCGCAGGGCATCAGCGCCGAGCTGATCGCCGCTAAGTGGGGCTTCAGCCGCGCGCAGCTCGACGAGTTCTCCGCCGAAAGCCACCAGCGGGCCGCGAAGGCGTGGGCCGAGGGGAAGTTCGCCGGCGAGGTCGCGCCGCTCAAGGCGCCGGGACCCGACGGCGTGCTCGTCGACGTCACCACCGATGAGACGGTCCGGCCGTCGACGACACCGGAGATCCTCGCCGGGCTGAAGCCGGCGTTCCGCGCCGACGTCTGGGAACAGCGGTTCCCCGATCTCGGCTGGCACGTCACCGCCGGCAACTCGTCGCCGATCAACGACGGCGCCGCGGGCCTGCTGCTCACCAGCAGCGAGACGGCGAAGGCGCTCGGGCTGCGGCCGCGCGCCCGGATCCACAGCTTCGCCGTCGTCGGCGACGACCCGCTGTACATGCTGACCGGCGTCATCCCGGCCACCCGCAAGGTGCTCGCCCGGGCGGGGCTTTCCGTGGGCGACATCGACGCATTCGAAGTCAACGAGGCGTTCGCGAGCGTCGTGCTCGCCTGGCAGGCCGAGATCGGCGCCGACCTGGCGAAGGTCAACGTCAACGGCGGCGCGATCGCCATCGGGCACCCGCTCGGCGGCAGCGGCGCGCGGCTGATGACGACGCTGCTGTCGGTGCTGGAGCAGACCGGCGGCCGCTACGGCCTGCAGACGATGTGCGAGGCGGGCGGCCTCGCCAACGCGACGATCATCGAGCGCCTCGACTGA
- a CDS encoding glycosyltransferase produces MARFLFVVPPLVGHVNPAAGVAAELAARGHEVAWAGHEELLWQLAGPEALVFSCGLPSGAPARPAGLKGPAALRFLWEDFLVPLADAMAPGVGAAIDAFAPHVVVADQQALAGGLLAEARGLPWVTSATTSAELVDPLAGMPKVADWVASLVAGLRTRIAGGAGSADPRFSPHGVLAFTTRELLGTAALPPRVRLVGPALGSRPSTTDFPWEWLDPLRPTVLVSLGTANTEAGAGFLATAAQAFADLDARAVVVDPGEVLGPVPPNVLVRRQVPQLPLLPRVDAVLCHAGHNTVCEALWHGLPLVVAPIRDDQPIVAAQVVAAGAGVRLRFGRAGADRIAAAVEEVLTEPSYRRAAETVAASFHAAGGSAAAAGHLEQLALESLARLRP; encoded by the coding sequence GTGGCCCGGTTCCTGTTCGTCGTCCCGCCGCTGGTCGGGCACGTCAACCCGGCGGCAGGCGTCGCGGCCGAGCTCGCCGCGCGCGGGCACGAGGTGGCCTGGGCCGGGCACGAGGAGCTGCTGTGGCAGCTGGCCGGCCCCGAAGCGCTCGTCTTCTCCTGCGGCCTGCCGTCCGGTGCCCCCGCGCGCCCGGCCGGGCTCAAGGGACCGGCCGCGCTGCGGTTCCTCTGGGAGGACTTCCTCGTCCCGCTGGCCGACGCGATGGCCCCGGGCGTCGGCGCGGCGATCGACGCGTTCGCGCCGCACGTCGTCGTCGCCGACCAGCAGGCACTGGCCGGCGGGCTGCTGGCCGAGGCCCGCGGCTTGCCGTGGGTCACCTCGGCGACGACCTCGGCGGAGCTGGTCGACCCCCTCGCGGGCATGCCGAAGGTCGCGGACTGGGTCGCCTCGCTGGTCGCCGGCCTGCGGACGCGGATCGCCGGCGGCGCCGGCTCGGCGGACCCGCGGTTTTCGCCGCACGGCGTCCTGGCGTTCACCACCCGCGAACTGCTGGGCACGGCCGCGCTCCCGCCGCGGGTGCGGCTCGTCGGCCCGGCGCTGGGCTCGCGTCCGTCCACAACGGACTTTCCGTGGGAGTGGCTCGACCCGCTCCGGCCGACCGTGCTGGTGTCCCTCGGCACGGCGAACACCGAAGCGGGCGCGGGATTCCTGGCGACCGCGGCACAGGCGTTCGCCGACCTGGACGCGCGGGCCGTCGTCGTCGACCCCGGCGAGGTGCTGGGCCCGGTGCCGCCGAACGTCCTGGTGCGCCGGCAGGTTCCGCAGCTGCCGCTGCTGCCGAGGGTCGACGCGGTGCTGTGCCACGCGGGTCACAACACGGTGTGCGAAGCGCTGTGGCACGGCCTGCCGCTGGTGGTGGCGCCGATCCGCGACGACCAGCCGATCGTGGCGGCCCAGGTGGTGGCCGCGGGCGCGGGCGTCCGGCTGCGGTTCGGCCGCGCCGGCGCGGACCGCATCGCGGCGGCGGTCGAGGAAGTGCTGACCGAGCCGTCCTACCGGCGGGCGGCGGAAACCGTGGCGGCGTCGTTCCACGCGGCGGGCGGAAGTGCCGCCGCCGCGGGCCACCTGGAACAGCTGGCGCTCGAAAGCCTCGCTCGGTTGCGGCCTTGA
- a CDS encoding alpha/beta fold hydrolase, whose amino-acid sequence MSRVRAGELDVHVQRLTAAVPLDGDAPIVVCVHGLLTDSLASYYFTLGPAFAERGLDVLMYDLRGHGRTTRPASGYHLEEFVGDLVAVLDATGVTRPVHVVGNSFGASVAFGLAAARPDRVASVVVIEGEPPTDEWTRHMADGLADAKTRLAIDEVIGWIADHHGAHTARLSKAANKILQTTTIAEDIPRSATIAADLSAVRCPVFAIFGGDSGLAAQVPHFESHLDRCRCVVLPDQGHSVLVERTAETIDLIFEWVRDTSRVPVRAR is encoded by the coding sequence GTGAGCCGCGTCCGCGCGGGCGAGCTGGACGTGCACGTCCAGCGGCTCACCGCCGCCGTCCCGCTCGACGGGGACGCGCCGATCGTCGTCTGCGTCCACGGGCTGCTCACCGACAGCCTCGCCAGCTACTACTTCACGCTCGGCCCGGCGTTCGCCGAGCGCGGCCTCGACGTGCTGATGTACGACCTGCGCGGGCACGGCCGCACGACGCGCCCCGCGTCCGGCTACCACCTCGAGGAGTTCGTCGGCGACCTCGTCGCGGTCCTCGACGCGACCGGCGTGACGCGGCCGGTGCACGTCGTCGGCAACTCGTTCGGCGCGTCGGTCGCGTTCGGGCTGGCCGCAGCGCGGCCGGACCGGGTCGCCAGCGTCGTCGTGATCGAAGGCGAGCCGCCGACCGACGAGTGGACGCGCCACATGGCCGACGGCCTCGCCGACGCGAAGACCCGGCTGGCGATCGACGAGGTGATCGGCTGGATCGCCGACCACCACGGCGCGCACACCGCGCGGCTGTCGAAGGCGGCCAACAAGATCCTCCAGACGACCACGATCGCCGAGGACATCCCGCGCAGTGCGACGATCGCCGCCGACCTCTCGGCCGTGCGCTGCCCGGTGTTCGCGATCTTCGGCGGCGACTCGGGCCTCGCCGCGCAGGTGCCGCACTTCGAGTCGCACCTGGACCGCTGCCGCTGCGTCGTGCTGCCCGACCAGGGCCACTCGGTGCTGGTCGAGCGGACCGCCGAGACGATCGACCTGATCTTCGAGTGGGTCCGCGACACCTCGCGCGTCCCGGTGCGGGCGCGGTAG
- a CDS encoding PHP domain-containing protein — protein MSLPPDGHVHTEWSWDTVTGSMIGSCERALELGLPSVAFTEHADLTPWLIPEPVRPLLSDHFRVRLRPDGVLEPPDLDVAGYLACVSECRSRFPSLRILSGVELSEPHWHRPRADALLAAHDFDRVLGSVHSLPGGGHHHELTVITDRPPGDLLRAYLAEVLDLVESTAGFAVLAHIDYALRSWPAEGPPFAAAEFEEEFRTVLRALASSGRALEVNTQVPLPGEVVRWWFEAGGDAVAFGSDAHEPGRVGHGFPTAAALVEGCGFRPGRTPHDFWRR, from the coding sequence ATGAGCCTGCCGCCGGACGGTCACGTCCACACCGAATGGTCGTGGGACACGGTGACCGGGTCGATGATCGGCTCGTGCGAGCGGGCCCTGGAGCTGGGACTGCCGTCGGTGGCGTTCACCGAGCACGCGGACCTGACGCCGTGGCTGATCCCCGAGCCGGTCCGGCCGCTGTTGTCGGACCACTTCCGGGTGCGCCTGCGCCCGGACGGCGTCCTGGAGCCGCCGGACCTGGACGTCGCGGGGTACCTGGCGTGCGTGTCGGAGTGCCGCTCGCGGTTCCCGTCGCTGCGGATCCTGTCGGGCGTCGAATTGAGCGAGCCGCACTGGCACCGCCCGCGCGCCGACGCGCTGCTCGCGGCGCACGACTTCGACCGGGTGCTCGGCTCGGTGCATTCGCTCCCGGGCGGCGGGCACCACCACGAGCTGACGGTGATCACGGACCGGCCGCCCGGCGACCTCCTGCGGGCGTACCTGGCCGAGGTGCTCGACCTGGTCGAGTCGACGGCCGGCTTCGCGGTGCTGGCGCACATCGACTACGCGCTGAGGTCGTGGCCCGCGGAGGGCCCGCCGTTCGCGGCGGCGGAGTTCGAGGAGGAGTTCCGGACGGTGCTGCGCGCGCTGGCGTCGAGCGGGCGGGCGCTGGAGGTCAACACGCAGGTGCCGCTCCCGGGCGAGGTGGTGCGCTGGTGGTTCGAAGCGGGCGGCGACGCGGTGGCGTTCGGCAGCGACGCCCACGAACCGGGCCGCGTCGGCCACGGCTTCCCCACGGCGGCGGCGCTGGTCGAGGGCTGCGGCTTCCGCCCGGGCCGGACTCCCCATGACTTCTGGCGCCGCTGA
- the ligD gene encoding non-homologous end-joining DNA ligase, with protein sequence MAQKSAAVELEVGPHTVRISNPDRVYFPARGETKLDLVNYYLSVGDGIVNALRERPCMLHRFPSGVAGEKVHQKRVPNGAPPWLETVRVTFPRYHRHADELCVTELAHVAWAVQMSTVEFHPWNSRRADTEKPDEWRIDLDPMPDCGFDRVRRVAHVAHEILDELGAVGWPKTSGGRGLHIYVRIEPDRGFKEVRRAALAFAHEVERRAPDDVTTTWWRKDRDPRLLFVDYNQNARDHTIASAYSVRGNPEGTVSTPIRWDEIDDVEPGDFTIATVPARFAELGDLHAGIDKAVFSLDPLLEWADRDGVEEPPEPD encoded by the coding sequence ATGGCGCAGAAGTCGGCGGCGGTCGAGCTGGAAGTCGGGCCGCACACCGTGCGGATCTCGAACCCGGACCGGGTGTACTTCCCGGCCCGCGGCGAGACGAAGCTCGACCTGGTCAACTACTACCTCTCGGTGGGCGACGGCATCGTCAACGCGCTGCGCGAGCGGCCGTGCATGCTGCACCGCTTCCCGTCCGGGGTGGCGGGGGAGAAGGTCCACCAGAAGCGCGTGCCGAACGGCGCGCCGCCGTGGCTGGAAACCGTCCGGGTGACCTTCCCGCGTTACCACCGCCACGCCGACGAGCTGTGCGTGACCGAGCTGGCCCACGTCGCCTGGGCGGTCCAGATGTCCACTGTGGAGTTCCACCCGTGGAACTCGCGCCGCGCCGACACCGAGAAGCCCGACGAGTGGCGCATCGACCTCGACCCGATGCCCGACTGCGGCTTCGACCGCGTCCGCCGGGTCGCGCACGTCGCGCACGAGATCCTCGACGAGCTGGGCGCGGTCGGCTGGCCGAAGACCTCCGGCGGCCGCGGCCTGCACATCTACGTCCGGATCGAGCCGGACCGGGGCTTCAAGGAAGTCCGGCGCGCGGCCTTGGCCTTCGCGCACGAAGTCGAACGCCGAGCCCCGGACGACGTCACGACCACCTGGTGGCGCAAGGACCGCGACCCCCGGCTGCTCTTCGTCGACTACAACCAGAACGCCCGCGACCACACGATCGCCAGTGCCTATTCGGTCCGCGGCAACCCGGAAGGCACGGTGTCGACGCCGATCCGCTGGGACGAGATCGACGACGTCGAGCCCGGCGACTTCACCATCGCCACCGTCCCGGCCCGCTTCGCGGAGCTGGGCGACCTCCACGCGGGCATCGACAAGGCCGTCTTCTCCCTCGATCCGCTGCTGGAGTGGGCCGACCGTGACGGCGTCGAGGAACCCCCCGAACCCGACTGA
- a CDS encoding winged helix-turn-helix transcriptional regulator, translating to MTRRGRECSVAEALEVVGERWSLLALREIMLGERRFNQIAENTGASRDILAARLRKLVDAGVLEKVPYEAHPPRHEYYPTEAGRALQPILLGLMAWGDKYVHQGEPPTLWRHACGEVLEPATVCAHCGEPVNAPGTHAIRLGAVHS from the coding sequence ATGACCCGGCGTGGTCGCGAATGCTCGGTCGCCGAGGCTCTCGAGGTCGTCGGCGAGCGGTGGAGCCTGCTCGCCCTGCGCGAGATCATGCTGGGGGAGCGGCGCTTCAACCAGATCGCCGAGAACACCGGCGCCAGCCGCGACATCCTGGCCGCGCGGCTGCGCAAGCTGGTCGACGCGGGCGTGCTCGAGAAGGTCCCGTACGAGGCCCACCCGCCGCGCCACGAGTACTACCCGACCGAAGCCGGCCGCGCGCTGCAGCCGATCCTGCTGGGCCTGATGGCCTGGGGCGACAAGTACGTCCACCAGGGCGAGCCGCCCACGTTGTGGCGGCACGCCTGCGGCGAGGTGCTGGAACCGGCCACGGTGTGCGCGCACTGCGGCGAGCCGGTCAACGCGCCCG
- a CDS encoding acyl carrier protein, whose product MSIETTAGQKAIDEASVLAQLGGMLQELLEEYGLDVEDTAGITMDTTFHDDLELESVDLVALSGQLREHYGERVNFATFIAERDLEEIIALTVGELVRYIVASLRATA is encoded by the coding sequence ATGAGCATCGAAACCACGGCCGGCCAGAAGGCGATCGACGAGGCGTCGGTGCTGGCTCAGCTCGGCGGGATGCTGCAGGAGCTGCTCGAAGAGTACGGCCTCGACGTAGAAGACACTGCGGGGATCACCATGGACACGACGTTCCACGACGACCTCGAGCTGGAGAGCGTCGACCTGGTGGCGCTGTCCGGGCAGCTGCGCGAACACTACGGCGAGCGCGTCAACTTCGCGACGTTCATCGCCGAGCGCGACCTCGAGGAGATCATCGCGCTGACCGTCGGCGAGCTGGTCCGCTACATCGTCGCCTCCCTGCGGGCGACGGCGTGA
- a CDS encoding MDR family MFS transporter — MTATADIAHEPGPAPLSRGRINAVFGAVLLGMLLAALDQTIVGTALPTIVGDLGGAGHLSWVVTSYLLAETIMTVVVGKLGDLFGRKLMFQLSVIVFAIGSFAAGFADSMVWLIVARAVQGLGGGGLMVTSTALIADVVPLRERGKYQGVLGSVFGVVTVAGPMLGGFFVDHLSWRWAFYVNIPLVVVVLIVASSAMPNARAAVKPVIDYLGILLIGLAATGLTLVTSWGGTQYAWGSPTIIGMAIGSVVLLGAFVFVELRAKEPMLPMRLFRNPVFTVGGIMSFVVGFAMLGALSYLPTYMQYVQGTSATTSGVRLLPMVLALLVASIAAGNAVSKTGRYKIFPLAGAAGMTIGLYLLSRLDTDTGFWEASAYMAVLGLGIGLGMQVLTIAVQNTVDYADLGVATSGVTFLRSIGSSFGAAIFGTVYANQLSPNLAAAVASLPPGVDPRALQVPTALHALPDAVSAPVIKAYSDSLHVVFLAAAPVGLVAFALAFFLKEVPLRDTARAAAPDLGDGFAMPEARTDDRELERAVATLFFRERRKVAPAIVERAGSDLDEGGIWCLLQVHLRHRRGEPATLRAIGEYFGVPAPVLEPAFNRLELTGHLRYSGGGWELTPSGQEEFAKVVRAWHDWLASRLGDWGTADRANLDAAIGRVATRLLDQSAESRSSGRHALA, encoded by the coding sequence ATGACGGCCACCGCGGACATCGCCCACGAGCCGGGGCCCGCACCGCTGAGCCGCGGCCGGATCAACGCCGTGTTCGGCGCGGTGCTGCTGGGCATGCTGCTGGCCGCGCTGGACCAGACCATCGTCGGCACCGCGCTGCCCACCATCGTCGGCGACCTCGGCGGTGCCGGGCACCTGTCGTGGGTGGTCACGTCCTACCTGCTGGCCGAAACCATCATGACCGTCGTCGTCGGCAAGCTCGGCGACCTGTTCGGCCGCAAGCTGATGTTCCAGCTGTCGGTGATCGTGTTCGCGATCGGCTCGTTCGCCGCCGGGTTCGCCGACAGCATGGTCTGGCTGATCGTGGCGCGCGCGGTGCAGGGCCTGGGCGGCGGCGGGCTGATGGTCACCTCGACCGCGCTGATCGCCGACGTCGTCCCGCTGCGCGAGCGCGGCAAGTACCAGGGCGTCCTCGGCTCGGTGTTCGGCGTCGTCACGGTGGCCGGTCCGATGCTCGGCGGGTTCTTCGTCGACCACCTGTCCTGGCGCTGGGCGTTCTACGTCAACATCCCGCTGGTCGTCGTCGTGCTGATCGTCGCGTCCTCGGCGATGCCGAACGCGCGCGCCGCGGTCAAGCCGGTCATCGACTACCTCGGGATCCTGCTCATCGGCCTCGCCGCGACCGGCCTGACGCTCGTCACGAGCTGGGGCGGCACGCAGTACGCGTGGGGCTCACCGACGATCATCGGGATGGCGATCGGGTCGGTGGTGCTGCTGGGCGCGTTCGTCTTCGTGGAGCTGCGCGCGAAGGAACCGATGCTGCCGATGCGGCTGTTCCGCAACCCGGTGTTCACGGTCGGCGGCATCATGAGCTTCGTCGTCGGCTTCGCGATGCTCGGCGCGCTGTCCTACCTGCCGACGTACATGCAGTACGTCCAGGGCACGTCGGCGACGACGTCCGGGGTGCGGCTGCTGCCGATGGTGCTGGCGCTGCTGGTGGCGTCGATCGCCGCGGGCAACGCCGTGAGCAAGACCGGGCGGTACAAGATCTTCCCGCTGGCCGGCGCCGCGGGCATGACGATCGGCCTCTACCTGCTGTCGCGGCTCGACACCGACACGGGGTTCTGGGAGGCGTCGGCGTACATGGCGGTGCTGGGACTCGGGATCGGGCTCGGCATGCAGGTGCTGACCATCGCCGTGCAGAACACCGTCGACTACGCGGACCTGGGCGTCGCGACCTCGGGCGTGACGTTCCTGCGCTCGATCGGCAGCTCGTTCGGCGCGGCGATCTTCGGCACGGTGTACGCCAACCAGCTGTCGCCGAACCTGGCCGCGGCGGTGGCGTCGTTGCCTCCGGGCGTCGATCCTCGGGCTCTTCAGGTGCCGACCGCCCTGCACGCACTGCCCGACGCGGTGTCGGCGCCGGTGATCAAGGCGTACAGCGACTCCCTGCACGTCGTGTTCCTGGCGGCGGCGCCGGTCGGGCTGGTGGCGTTCGCGCTGGCGTTCTTCCTGAAGGAGGTCCCGCTGCGCGACACGGCCCGCGCGGCGGCCCCGGACCTCGGCGACGGCTTCGCGATGCCGGAGGCCCGCACGGACGACCGCGAGCTCGAACGAGCGGTCGCGACGCTGTTCTTCCGCGAGCGCCGCAAGGTGGCCCCGGCGATCGTCGAGCGGGCCGGATCGGACCTCGACGAAGGCGGGATCTGGTGCCTGCTGCAGGTCCACCTGCGCCACCGCCGCGGCGAGCCGGCGACGCTGCGGGCGATCGGCGAGTACTTCGGCGTCCCCGCACCGGTGCTGGAACCGGCGTTCAACCGGCTGGAGCTGACCGGTCACCTGCGCTACAGCGGCGGCGGCTGGGAGCTGACGCCGTCGGGCCAGGAGGAGTTCGCCAAGGTGGTCCGAGCCTGGCACGACTGGCTGGCTTCCCGCCTCGGCGACTGGGGAACGGCCGACCGGGCGAACCTGGACGCGGCGATCGGCCGTGTCGCGACCCGGCTGCTGGACCAGAGCGCGGAGTCGCGCTCCTCCGGGCGCCACGCCCTGGCCTGA